In Paroedura picta isolate Pp20150507F chromosome 12, Ppicta_v3.0, whole genome shotgun sequence, one DNA window encodes the following:
- the OGDH gene encoding 2-oxoglutarate dehydrogenase complex component E1 isoform X5 has translation MFHLRTCATKLRPLTASQTVKTISQNKPAAPRTFQQIRCYSAPVAAEPFLSGTSSNYVEEMYYAWLENPKSVHKSWDIFFRNANAGAAPGTAYQSPPPLSTSLSTLTHAQSLLQAQPNVDKLVEDHLAVQSLIRAYQIRGHHVAQLDPLGILDADLDSSVPADIITSADKLGFYGLAEADLDKVFHLPTTTFIGGNESALPLREIIHRLEMAYCQHIGVEFMFINDLEQCQWIRQKFETPGIMQFTNEEKRTLLARLVRSTRFEEFLHRKWSSEKRFGLEGCEVLIPALKTIIDKSSEKGVDYVIMGMPHRGRLNVLANVIRKELEQIFCQFDSKLEAADEGSGDVKYHLGMYHRRINRVTDRTITLSLVANPSHLEAADPVVQGKTKAEQFYCGDTEGKKVMSILLHGDAAFAGQGIVYETFHLSDLPSYTTHGTVHVVVNNQIGFTTDPRMARSSPYPTDVARVVNAPIFHVNADDPEAVVYVCNVAAEWRSTFHKDVVVDLVCYRRNGHNEMDEPMFTQPLMYKQIRKQKPVLQKYAETLISQGVVNQPEYEEEISKYDKICEEAHARSKDEKILHIKHWLDSPWPGFFTLDGQPRSMSCPSTGVNEEDLVHIGKVASSVPVENFTIHGGLSRILKTRGEMVTNRTVDWALAEYMSFGSLLKEGIHIRLSGQDVERGTFSHRHHVLHDQNVDKRTCIPMNHLWPNQAPYTVCNSSLSEYGVLGFELGFAMASPNALVLWEAQFGDFHNTAQCIIDQFICSGQAKWVRQNGIVLLLPHGMEGMGPEHSSARPERFLQMCNDDPDVFPFRNGLPPLLQKLDDFDVRQLYDCNWIVVNCSSPANFFHVVRRQLLLPFRKPLIVFTPKSLLRHPEARSSFDEMLPGTHFQRIIPESGPAAQNPEGVKRVLFCTGKIYYELTRERKSRQMETDVAITRVEQLSPFPFDLLLKEFHKYPNADLVWCQEEHKNQGYYDYVKPRLRTTIDRAKPVWYAGREPAAAPATGNKKNHLTELQRLLDTAFNLDSFKGLS, from the exons TCATGGGACATATTCTTTCGCAATGCCAATGCTGGAGCTGCTCCAGGTACTGCTTACCAAAGCCCCCCTCCATTAAGTACCAGCCTGTCGACTCTGACACACGCACAGTCTTTGCTTCAAGCACAGCCAAATGTAGATAAACTGGTGGAAGATCACCTTGCCGTCCAGTCACTCATTAGGGCATATCAG ATTCGAGGGCATCATGTAGCACAGCTGGACCCCCTGGGCATCTTGGATGCTGATTTGGACTCTTCCGTTCCAGCCGATATTATCACTTCCGCAGACAAACTGG GGTTTTATGGACTGGCTGAAGCGGACCTCGACAAGGTCTTTCATTTGCCTACGACCACTTTCATTGGAGGAAATGAGTCTGCTCTTCCTCTGCGGGAAATCATCCACCGTTTAGAG ATGGCTTACTGCCAGCACATTGGCGTAGAATTCATGTTTATCAACGACCTGGAGCAGTGCCAGTGGATAAGACAGAAATTTGAGACCCCGGGCATCATGCAGTTCACTAACGAGGAGAAACGCACCCTGCTGGCTAGACTGGTCCGGTCAACCAG ATTTGAAGAGTTCCTTCACAGGAAATGGTCTTCTGAAAAGAGATTTGGCTTGGAAGGGTGTGAGGTGCTGATACCTGCCTTGAAGACAATAATTGACAAGTCAAGCGAGAAGGGAGTGGATTATGTTATCATGGGGATGCCCCACAG GGGGCGTCTGAACGTTCTTGCCAACGTGATCAGGAAGGAGTTAGAGCAAATTTTCTGCCAGTTTGATTCCAAGCTGGAGGCTGCAGATGAG GGCTCTGGAGATGTAAAGTATCATTTGGGCATGTACCACAGAAGGATAAACCGTGTCACTGACAGGACCATCACTCTTTCCTTGGTTGCAAACCCATCTCACTTGGAGGCTGCCGACCCCGTGGTTCAGGGCAAGACAAAGGCGGAACAGTTCTATTGTGGAGACACTGAAGGGAAGAAA GTGATGTCCATTCTTTTGCATGGTGACGCTGCTTTTGCTGGGCAAGGTATAGTTTATGAGACATTCCACTTAAGTGACCTGCCTTCCTATACAACACACGGGACTGTTCACGTTGTGGTGAACAACCAG ATTGGATTCACTACGGACCCTCGTATGGCTCGTTCGTCTCCCTACCCGACTGATGTGGCCCGAGTGGTGAATGCACCCATTTTCCACGTGAACGCTGATGATCCCGAGGCAGTGGTTTATGTGTGCAATGTGGCAGCTGAATGGCGAAGTACTTTCCACAAAGATGTGGTGGTGGACCTG GTGTGCTACAGGCGAAACGGACACAACGAAATGGATGAGCCGATGTTCACTCAGCCGTTAATGTACAAGCAGATCCGAAAGCAGAAGCCCGTGCTGCAGAAATATGCCGAGACACTGATCTCTCAAGGGGTGGTAAATCAGCCTGAGTATGAG GAGGAAATTTCCAAATATGACAAGATCTGTGAAGAGGCCCATGCCCGATCCAAGGACGAAAAAATCCTTCACATCAAGCACTGGCTTGATTCTCCCTGGCCTG GTTTCTTTACTCTGGATGGCCAGCCCAGGAGCATGTCCTGCCCTTCCACTGGTGTGAATGAAGAAGATTTGGTCCATATAGGAAAAGTGGCGAGCTCAGTGCCTGTCGAGAACTTTACCATTCATGGCG GTTTAAGCCGGATTCTGAAAACTCGTGGAGAAATGGTTACTAATCGGACAGTCGATTGGGCCCTTGCTGAGTACATGTCATTCGGCTCTCTCCTTAAAGAGGGAATCCATATCCGACTGAGCGGGCAGGACGTTGAGAGAGGAACCTTCAG TCATCGGCACCACGTCTTGCATGATCAGAACGTGGACAAGCGGACTTGTATCCCCATGAACCACCTGTGGCCAAACCAGGCACCGTACACGGTCTGCAATAGCTCTCTCTCAGAGTACGGCGTCCTCG GATTTGAGCTGGGCTTCGCCATGGCCAGCCCTAATGCTCTCGTTCTGTGGGAAGCCCAGTTCGGCGACTTCCACAACACGGCTCAGTGCATTATTGACCAGTTCATCTGCTCTGGACAGGCCAAGTGGGTGAGACAAAATGGcattgtcctgctgcttcctcaTGGCATGGAAGGCATG GGCCCCGAACATTCATCTGCCCGACCAGAGCGATTCCTGCAGATGTGCAACGATGATCCAGATGTCTTCCCA TTTCGAAAtggcctccctcctcttctgcagaAACTAGATGACTTTGATGTGCGCCAACTGTACGACTGCAACTGGATTGTCGTGAACTGCTCCAGTCCGGCAAATTTTTTCCATGTTGTGCGGAGGcagctccttctccccttccGGAAGCCG CTGATTGTCTTCACTCCAAAATCACTGCTGCGTCACCCTGAAGCTCGGTCCAGTTTTGACGAGATGCTGCCAG GCACACATTTCCAGCGCATCATCCCCGAGAGTGGCCCTGCAGCCCAGAATCCAGAGGGAGTCAAGCGAGTTCTCTTCTGCACCGGCAAGATCTATTACGAACTTACTCGAGAGCGCAAGTCCCGGCAGATGGAAACAGATGTGGCTATTACAAGAGTGGAGCAG CTCTCTCCGTTCCCTTTTGACCTCCTGCTAAAAGAATTCCACAAATACCCGAATGCCGACCTGGTCTGGTGTCAGGAGGAGCACAAAAACCAAGGATATTATGACTACGTGAAGCCAAGACTCCGCACAACCATCGACCGTGCAAAGCCAGTCTG GTATGCCGGACGTGAACCTGCTGCTGCCCCGGCCACAGGCAACAAGAAGAATCACCTGACGGAACTGCAGCGCTTGTTGGACACTGCCTTCAACCTCGACTCCTTCAAGGGCTTGTCTTAG
- the OGDH gene encoding 2-oxoglutarate dehydrogenase complex component E1 isoform X7, giving the protein MFHLRTCATKLRPLTASQTVKTISQNKPAAPRTFQQIRCYSAPVAAEPFLSGTSSNYVEEMYYAWLENPKSVHKSWDIFFRNANAGAAPGTAYQSPPPLSTSLSTLTHAQSLLQAQPNVDKLVEDHLAVQSLIRAYQIRGHHVAQLDPLGILDADLDSSVPADIITSADKLGFYGLAEADLDKVFHLPTTTFIGGNESALPLREIIHRLEMAYCQHIGVEFMFINDLEQCQWIRQKFETPGIMQFTNEEKRTLLARLVRSTRFEEFLHRKWSSEKRFGLEGCEVLIPALKTIIDKSSEKGVDYVIMGMPHRGRLNVLANVIRKELEQIFCQFDSKLEAADEGSGDVKYHLGMYHRRINRVTDRTITLSLVANPSHLEAADPVVQGKTKAEQFYCGDTEGKKVMSILLHGDAAFAGQGIVYETFHLSDLPSYTTHGTVHVVVNNQIGFTTDPRMARSSPYPTDVARVVNAPIFHVNADDPEAVVYVCNVAAEWRSTFHKDVVVDLVCYRRNGHNEMDEPMFTQPLMYKQIRKQKPVLQKYAETLISQGVVNQPEYEEEISKYDKICEEAHARSKDEKILHIKHWLDSPWPGFFTLDGQPRSMSCPSTGVNEEDLVHIGKVASSVPVENFTIHGGLSRILKTRGEMVTNRTVDWALAEYMSFGSLLKEGIHIRLSGQDVERGTFSHRHHVLHDQNVDKRTCIPMNHLWPNQAPYTVCNSSLSEYGVLGFELGFAMASPNALVLWEAQFGDFHNTAQCIIDQFICSGQAKWVRQNGIVLLLPHGMEGMGPEHSSARPERFLQMCNDDPDVFPKLDDFDVRQLYDCNWIVVNCSSPANFFHVVRRQLLLPFRKPLIVFTPKSLLRHPEARSSFDEMLPGTHFQRIIPESGPAAQNPEGVKRVLFCTGKIYYELTRERKSRQMETDVAITRVEQLSPFPFDLLLKEFHKYPNADLVWCQEEHKNQGYYDYVKPRLRTTIDRAKPVWYAGREPAAAPATGNKKNHLTELQRLLDTAFNLDSFKGLS; this is encoded by the exons TCATGGGACATATTCTTTCGCAATGCCAATGCTGGAGCTGCTCCAGGTACTGCTTACCAAAGCCCCCCTCCATTAAGTACCAGCCTGTCGACTCTGACACACGCACAGTCTTTGCTTCAAGCACAGCCAAATGTAGATAAACTGGTGGAAGATCACCTTGCCGTCCAGTCACTCATTAGGGCATATCAG ATTCGAGGGCATCATGTAGCACAGCTGGACCCCCTGGGCATCTTGGATGCTGATTTGGACTCTTCCGTTCCAGCCGATATTATCACTTCCGCAGACAAACTGG GGTTTTATGGACTGGCTGAAGCGGACCTCGACAAGGTCTTTCATTTGCCTACGACCACTTTCATTGGAGGAAATGAGTCTGCTCTTCCTCTGCGGGAAATCATCCACCGTTTAGAG ATGGCTTACTGCCAGCACATTGGCGTAGAATTCATGTTTATCAACGACCTGGAGCAGTGCCAGTGGATAAGACAGAAATTTGAGACCCCGGGCATCATGCAGTTCACTAACGAGGAGAAACGCACCCTGCTGGCTAGACTGGTCCGGTCAACCAG ATTTGAAGAGTTCCTTCACAGGAAATGGTCTTCTGAAAAGAGATTTGGCTTGGAAGGGTGTGAGGTGCTGATACCTGCCTTGAAGACAATAATTGACAAGTCAAGCGAGAAGGGAGTGGATTATGTTATCATGGGGATGCCCCACAG GGGGCGTCTGAACGTTCTTGCCAACGTGATCAGGAAGGAGTTAGAGCAAATTTTCTGCCAGTTTGATTCCAAGCTGGAGGCTGCAGATGAG GGCTCTGGAGATGTAAAGTATCATTTGGGCATGTACCACAGAAGGATAAACCGTGTCACTGACAGGACCATCACTCTTTCCTTGGTTGCAAACCCATCTCACTTGGAGGCTGCCGACCCCGTGGTTCAGGGCAAGACAAAGGCGGAACAGTTCTATTGTGGAGACACTGAAGGGAAGAAA GTGATGTCCATTCTTTTGCATGGTGACGCTGCTTTTGCTGGGCAAGGTATAGTTTATGAGACATTCCACTTAAGTGACCTGCCTTCCTATACAACACACGGGACTGTTCACGTTGTGGTGAACAACCAG ATTGGATTCACTACGGACCCTCGTATGGCTCGTTCGTCTCCCTACCCGACTGATGTGGCCCGAGTGGTGAATGCACCCATTTTCCACGTGAACGCTGATGATCCCGAGGCAGTGGTTTATGTGTGCAATGTGGCAGCTGAATGGCGAAGTACTTTCCACAAAGATGTGGTGGTGGACCTG GTGTGCTACAGGCGAAACGGACACAACGAAATGGATGAGCCGATGTTCACTCAGCCGTTAATGTACAAGCAGATCCGAAAGCAGAAGCCCGTGCTGCAGAAATATGCCGAGACACTGATCTCTCAAGGGGTGGTAAATCAGCCTGAGTATGAG GAGGAAATTTCCAAATATGACAAGATCTGTGAAGAGGCCCATGCCCGATCCAAGGACGAAAAAATCCTTCACATCAAGCACTGGCTTGATTCTCCCTGGCCTG GTTTCTTTACTCTGGATGGCCAGCCCAGGAGCATGTCCTGCCCTTCCACTGGTGTGAATGAAGAAGATTTGGTCCATATAGGAAAAGTGGCGAGCTCAGTGCCTGTCGAGAACTTTACCATTCATGGCG GTTTAAGCCGGATTCTGAAAACTCGTGGAGAAATGGTTACTAATCGGACAGTCGATTGGGCCCTTGCTGAGTACATGTCATTCGGCTCTCTCCTTAAAGAGGGAATCCATATCCGACTGAGCGGGCAGGACGTTGAGAGAGGAACCTTCAG TCATCGGCACCACGTCTTGCATGATCAGAACGTGGACAAGCGGACTTGTATCCCCATGAACCACCTGTGGCCAAACCAGGCACCGTACACGGTCTGCAATAGCTCTCTCTCAGAGTACGGCGTCCTCG GATTTGAGCTGGGCTTCGCCATGGCCAGCCCTAATGCTCTCGTTCTGTGGGAAGCCCAGTTCGGCGACTTCCACAACACGGCTCAGTGCATTATTGACCAGTTCATCTGCTCTGGACAGGCCAAGTGGGTGAGACAAAATGGcattgtcctgctgcttcctcaTGGCATGGAAGGCATG GGCCCCGAACATTCATCTGCCCGACCAGAGCGATTCCTGCAGATGTGCAACGATGATCCAGATGTCTTCCCA aAACTAGATGACTTTGATGTGCGCCAACTGTACGACTGCAACTGGATTGTCGTGAACTGCTCCAGTCCGGCAAATTTTTTCCATGTTGTGCGGAGGcagctccttctccccttccGGAAGCCG CTGATTGTCTTCACTCCAAAATCACTGCTGCGTCACCCTGAAGCTCGGTCCAGTTTTGACGAGATGCTGCCAG GCACACATTTCCAGCGCATCATCCCCGAGAGTGGCCCTGCAGCCCAGAATCCAGAGGGAGTCAAGCGAGTTCTCTTCTGCACCGGCAAGATCTATTACGAACTTACTCGAGAGCGCAAGTCCCGGCAGATGGAAACAGATGTGGCTATTACAAGAGTGGAGCAG CTCTCTCCGTTCCCTTTTGACCTCCTGCTAAAAGAATTCCACAAATACCCGAATGCCGACCTGGTCTGGTGTCAGGAGGAGCACAAAAACCAAGGATATTATGACTACGTGAAGCCAAGACTCCGCACAACCATCGACCGTGCAAAGCCAGTCTG GTATGCCGGACGTGAACCTGCTGCTGCCCCGGCCACAGGCAACAAGAAGAATCACCTGACGGAACTGCAGCGCTTGTTGGACACTGCCTTCAACCTCGACTCCTTCAAGGGCTTGTCTTAG
- the OGDH gene encoding 2-oxoglutarate dehydrogenase complex component E1 isoform X4, which translates to MFHLRTCATKLRPLTASQTVKTISQNKPAAPRTFQQIRCYSAPVAAEPFLSGTSSNYVEEMYYAWLENPKSVHKSWDIFFRNANAGAAPGTAYQSPPPLSTSLSTLTHAQSLLQAQPNVDKLVEDHLAVQSLIRAYQVRGHHHAKLDPLGISCVNFDDSAVSDSPNVDLAVFKERLRVLTVGGFYGLAEADLDKVFHLPTTTFIGGNESALPLREIIHRLEMAYCQHIGVEFMFINDLEQCQWIRQKFETPGIMQFTNEEKRTLLARLVRSTRFEEFLHRKWSSEKRFGLEGCEVLIPALKTIIDKSSEKGVDYVIMGMPHRGRLNVLANVIRKELEQIFCQFDSKLEAADEGSGDVKYHLGMYHRRINRVTDRTITLSLVANPSHLEAADPVVQGKTKAEQFYCGDTEGKKVMSILLHGDAAFAGQGIVYETFHLSDLPSYTTHGTVHVVVNNQIGFTTDPRMARSSPYPTDVARVVNAPIFHVNADDPEAVVYVCNVAAEWRSTFHKDVVVDLVCYRRNGHNEMDEPMFTQPLMYKQIRKQKPVLQKYAETLISQGVVNQPEYEEEISKYDKICEEAHARSKDEKILHIKHWLDSPWPGFFTLDGQPRSMSCPSTGVNEEDLVHIGKVASSVPVENFTIHGGLSRILKTRGEMVTNRTVDWALAEYMSFGSLLKEGIHIRLSGQDVERGTFSHRHHVLHDQNVDKRTCIPMNHLWPNQAPYTVCNSSLSEYGVLGFELGFAMASPNALVLWEAQFGDFHNTAQCIIDQFICSGQAKWVRQNGIVLLLPHGMEGMGPEHSSARPERFLQMCNDDPDVFPKLDDFDVRQLYDCNWIVVNCSSPANFFHVVRRQLLLPFRKPLIVFTPKSLLRHPEARSSFDEMLPGTHFQRIIPESGPAAQNPEGVKRVLFCTGKIYYELTRERKSRQMETDVAITRVEQLSPFPFDLLLKEFHKYPNADLVWCQEEHKNQGYYDYVKPRLRTTIDRAKPVWYAGREPAAAPATGNKKNHLTELQRLLDTAFNLDSFKGLS; encoded by the exons TCATGGGACATATTCTTTCGCAATGCCAATGCTGGAGCTGCTCCAGGTACTGCTTACCAAAGCCCCCCTCCATTAAGTACCAGCCTGTCGACTCTGACACACGCACAGTCTTTGCTTCAAGCACAGCCAAATGTAGATAAACTGGTGGAAGATCACCTTGCCGTCCAGTCACTCATTAGGGCATATCAG GTCAGGGGTCACCACCATGCCAAGCTTGATCCTCTCGGCATTAGTTGTGTAAATTTTGATGATTCGGCAGTATCCGATTCTCCAAACGTCG atCTTGCAGTATTCAAGGAGCGGCTGAGAGTGCTAACAGTAGGAG GGTTTTATGGACTGGCTGAAGCGGACCTCGACAAGGTCTTTCATTTGCCTACGACCACTTTCATTGGAGGAAATGAGTCTGCTCTTCCTCTGCGGGAAATCATCCACCGTTTAGAG ATGGCTTACTGCCAGCACATTGGCGTAGAATTCATGTTTATCAACGACCTGGAGCAGTGCCAGTGGATAAGACAGAAATTTGAGACCCCGGGCATCATGCAGTTCACTAACGAGGAGAAACGCACCCTGCTGGCTAGACTGGTCCGGTCAACCAG ATTTGAAGAGTTCCTTCACAGGAAATGGTCTTCTGAAAAGAGATTTGGCTTGGAAGGGTGTGAGGTGCTGATACCTGCCTTGAAGACAATAATTGACAAGTCAAGCGAGAAGGGAGTGGATTATGTTATCATGGGGATGCCCCACAG GGGGCGTCTGAACGTTCTTGCCAACGTGATCAGGAAGGAGTTAGAGCAAATTTTCTGCCAGTTTGATTCCAAGCTGGAGGCTGCAGATGAG GGCTCTGGAGATGTAAAGTATCATTTGGGCATGTACCACAGAAGGATAAACCGTGTCACTGACAGGACCATCACTCTTTCCTTGGTTGCAAACCCATCTCACTTGGAGGCTGCCGACCCCGTGGTTCAGGGCAAGACAAAGGCGGAACAGTTCTATTGTGGAGACACTGAAGGGAAGAAA GTGATGTCCATTCTTTTGCATGGTGACGCTGCTTTTGCTGGGCAAGGTATAGTTTATGAGACATTCCACTTAAGTGACCTGCCTTCCTATACAACACACGGGACTGTTCACGTTGTGGTGAACAACCAG ATTGGATTCACTACGGACCCTCGTATGGCTCGTTCGTCTCCCTACCCGACTGATGTGGCCCGAGTGGTGAATGCACCCATTTTCCACGTGAACGCTGATGATCCCGAGGCAGTGGTTTATGTGTGCAATGTGGCAGCTGAATGGCGAAGTACTTTCCACAAAGATGTGGTGGTGGACCTG GTGTGCTACAGGCGAAACGGACACAACGAAATGGATGAGCCGATGTTCACTCAGCCGTTAATGTACAAGCAGATCCGAAAGCAGAAGCCCGTGCTGCAGAAATATGCCGAGACACTGATCTCTCAAGGGGTGGTAAATCAGCCTGAGTATGAG GAGGAAATTTCCAAATATGACAAGATCTGTGAAGAGGCCCATGCCCGATCCAAGGACGAAAAAATCCTTCACATCAAGCACTGGCTTGATTCTCCCTGGCCTG GTTTCTTTACTCTGGATGGCCAGCCCAGGAGCATGTCCTGCCCTTCCACTGGTGTGAATGAAGAAGATTTGGTCCATATAGGAAAAGTGGCGAGCTCAGTGCCTGTCGAGAACTTTACCATTCATGGCG GTTTAAGCCGGATTCTGAAAACTCGTGGAGAAATGGTTACTAATCGGACAGTCGATTGGGCCCTTGCTGAGTACATGTCATTCGGCTCTCTCCTTAAAGAGGGAATCCATATCCGACTGAGCGGGCAGGACGTTGAGAGAGGAACCTTCAG TCATCGGCACCACGTCTTGCATGATCAGAACGTGGACAAGCGGACTTGTATCCCCATGAACCACCTGTGGCCAAACCAGGCACCGTACACGGTCTGCAATAGCTCTCTCTCAGAGTACGGCGTCCTCG GATTTGAGCTGGGCTTCGCCATGGCCAGCCCTAATGCTCTCGTTCTGTGGGAAGCCCAGTTCGGCGACTTCCACAACACGGCTCAGTGCATTATTGACCAGTTCATCTGCTCTGGACAGGCCAAGTGGGTGAGACAAAATGGcattgtcctgctgcttcctcaTGGCATGGAAGGCATG GGCCCCGAACATTCATCTGCCCGACCAGAGCGATTCCTGCAGATGTGCAACGATGATCCAGATGTCTTCCCA aAACTAGATGACTTTGATGTGCGCCAACTGTACGACTGCAACTGGATTGTCGTGAACTGCTCCAGTCCGGCAAATTTTTTCCATGTTGTGCGGAGGcagctccttctccccttccGGAAGCCG CTGATTGTCTTCACTCCAAAATCACTGCTGCGTCACCCTGAAGCTCGGTCCAGTTTTGACGAGATGCTGCCAG GCACACATTTCCAGCGCATCATCCCCGAGAGTGGCCCTGCAGCCCAGAATCCAGAGGGAGTCAAGCGAGTTCTCTTCTGCACCGGCAAGATCTATTACGAACTTACTCGAGAGCGCAAGTCCCGGCAGATGGAAACAGATGTGGCTATTACAAGAGTGGAGCAG CTCTCTCCGTTCCCTTTTGACCTCCTGCTAAAAGAATTCCACAAATACCCGAATGCCGACCTGGTCTGGTGTCAGGAGGAGCACAAAAACCAAGGATATTATGACTACGTGAAGCCAAGACTCCGCACAACCATCGACCGTGCAAAGCCAGTCTG GTATGCCGGACGTGAACCTGCTGCTGCCCCGGCCACAGGCAACAAGAAGAATCACCTGACGGAACTGCAGCGCTTGTTGGACACTGCCTTCAACCTCGACTCCTTCAAGGGCTTGTCTTAG